The Phycisphaeraceae bacterium genome has a window encoding:
- a CDS encoding transferase hexapeptide repeat family protein, translating to MPIYQFEGVRPVIDPTAFVHPTASVIGDVIIGPGCLVGPGASLRGDIGRIVMHAGSNVQDNCTVHVFPGKSVTIHEQGHVGHGAVLHGCTVGRNALVGMNAVIMDDAVIGEESFIGAMAFVKAETIIPPRSLAAGVPAKVIRELSADEIAWKTEGTKVYQELARRYLATMRECEPLRSMTTDRPVLPPIGYKPKHQQ from the coding sequence ATGCCCATCTACCAGTTCGAAGGCGTCCGCCCCGTCATCGACCCCACCGCGTTCGTGCACCCCACGGCGTCGGTGATCGGCGATGTCATCATCGGTCCCGGCTGCCTCGTCGGGCCGGGGGCGTCGCTGCGGGGCGACATCGGCCGCATCGTCATGCATGCGGGCAGCAACGTGCAGGACAACTGCACGGTACACGTCTTCCCCGGCAAATCGGTGACCATTCACGAGCAGGGGCACGTGGGGCACGGGGCGGTGCTGCACGGCTGCACCGTGGGGCGCAACGCGCTCGTCGGCATGAACGCCGTCATCATGGATGACGCGGTGATCGGCGAGGAGTCGTTCATCGGCGCCATGGCGTTCGTCAAGGCGGAAACGATCATTCCGCCGCGCTCGCTCGCGGCGGGCGTTCCGGCCAAGGTGATTCGCGAGCTTTCCGCCGACGAGATCGCGTGGAAGACCGAGGGCACGAAGGTCTACCAGGAACTCGCCCGTCGATACCTGGCGACGATGCGCGAGTGCGAGCCGCTTCGCTCGATGACAACGGATCGCCCCGTCCTGCCGCCCATCGGATACAAGCCCAAGCACCAGCAGTGA
- a CDS encoding UbiA family prenyltransferase, with amino-acid sequence MGESSLSMPARSLGGVLREIAADIKIAHSIFALPFALLGAVMAAAPAGGGIEWRRFAGQAALVIGAMVCARTVAMLANRYLDREIDARNPRTQGRAIPAGRLSAGSVQAAIIAFGAAFLLVCSGFGAWFGNWWPLVLGLPVLAWISAYGWLKRFTSLCHLYLGSSLAISPLAAAIAVDPTAVGLGGVLAGASGGGGVQPGLFLLCGMVLCWVAGFDIIYALQDVAVDRAQGLHSIPSRLGIGRAMWVSRGLHAASVLCLGGLLAVDDRLGVVFAAGVALVLALLIYEHATVARWGTTRLALAFFALNGFVSCVVGGLGVADVLAS; translated from the coding sequence ATGGGTGAGTCGTCGCTCTCGATGCCGGCCCGTTCGCTTGGGGGGGTGCTGCGAGAGATCGCGGCGGACATCAAGATCGCGCACAGTATCTTCGCACTGCCCTTCGCGCTGCTGGGAGCCGTCATGGCCGCGGCGCCGGCGGGAGGCGGCATCGAGTGGCGGCGCTTCGCCGGCCAGGCGGCGCTGGTGATCGGGGCGATGGTCTGCGCTCGAACCGTGGCGATGCTGGCCAACCGCTACCTCGACCGGGAGATCGACGCGCGCAATCCGCGCACACAGGGGCGGGCGATCCCCGCCGGGCGACTTTCGGCAGGCAGCGTGCAGGCGGCGATCATCGCCTTCGGGGCGGCCTTCTTGCTGGTCTGCTCGGGCTTCGGCGCGTGGTTCGGCAACTGGTGGCCGCTCGTGCTGGGGTTGCCCGTGCTGGCGTGGATCAGCGCCTACGGATGGCTCAAGCGATTCACGTCACTGTGCCACCTCTACCTGGGATCGTCGCTGGCCATTTCACCCCTGGCGGCGGCCATAGCGGTTGATCCCACGGCGGTGGGGCTGGGAGGGGTGCTGGCGGGAGCATCGGGGGGAGGGGGAGTGCAGCCGGGCCTGTTCCTGCTCTGCGGCATGGTGCTCTGCTGGGTGGCCGGGTTTGACATCATCTACGCGCTGCAGGATGTGGCGGTCGATCGGGCGCAGGGGCTGCACTCCATCCCCAGCCGGCTGGGCATCGGCCGCGCGATGTGGGTCAGCCGCGGGCTGCATGCGGCGTCCGTGCTCTGCCTCGGCGGGTTGCTGGCGGTGGATGACCGGCTCGGCGTGGTGTTTGCGGCGGGTGTGGCGCTGGTCCTGGCGCTGCTGATCTACGAACATGCCACGGTGGCCCGCTGGGGGACGACTCGCCTGGCGCTGGCGTTCTTCGCGCTCAACGGATTTGTCTCATGCGTGGTGGGCGGACTGGGCGTCGCCGACGTGCTGGCATCGTGA
- the thiE gene encoding thiamine phosphate synthase translates to MFDVLRILDANANRAREALRVMEEAARFVLNDADLTESLKHLRHDLVTLLLRFDTLPFWRDVKGDVGTDLTTPREAAREGVADVASAAGARLSEALRVMEEYGKVVDPAFAAGVERLRYRGYELDQRLNARLSGGRARGWRLCLLLTEALCVNGWRATLEAALRGGADCVQVREKDMADAALLARVREVVAICRGFTLGAEGRHGATVIVNDRPDIALLAGADGVHLGQNDLPCREARKLVGRRLLIGVSTSRIEEARRALEDGADYCGVGPMFPTTTKHKEHLAGPAYLREYLAWDRLPGLAIGGITPSHVATLVDVAASVDKAGCTSWGVAVSSAICGADDAEAATRAIRRGLECDRTSSGRVQSGAEYAGHG, encoded by the coding sequence ATGTTCGACGTGCTGCGAATCCTCGATGCCAACGCCAACCGGGCCCGCGAGGCGCTGCGCGTGATGGAGGAGGCGGCTCGCTTCGTGCTGAACGACGCCGACCTGACGGAGTCGCTCAAGCACCTGCGGCACGACCTGGTCACGCTCCTGCTGCGATTCGACACGCTTCCCTTCTGGCGCGACGTGAAGGGTGACGTGGGAACCGACCTGACCACGCCGCGCGAGGCGGCACGCGAGGGCGTGGCCGACGTGGCGTCCGCGGCGGGGGCGCGGCTCAGCGAGGCCCTTCGCGTCATGGAGGAGTACGGCAAGGTGGTCGATCCCGCCTTCGCCGCGGGCGTCGAGCGGCTGCGGTACCGCGGGTACGAGCTGGACCAGCGACTCAACGCCCGGTTGAGCGGCGGGCGGGCGCGGGGTTGGCGGCTATGCCTGCTGCTGACGGAAGCGCTCTGCGTCAACGGCTGGCGCGCGACGCTGGAGGCCGCCCTGCGCGGCGGGGCGGATTGCGTGCAGGTGCGGGAGAAGGACATGGCGGACGCCGCGCTGCTGGCGAGGGTGCGGGAGGTCGTCGCGATTTGCCGGGGATTCACCCTTGGCGCAGAGGGCCGGCACGGTGCAACGGTGATCGTGAACGATCGACCCGACATCGCCCTGCTGGCGGGCGCGGATGGGGTCCACCTGGGCCAGAACGACCTGCCGTGCCGCGAGGCGCGGAAACTGGTCGGCCGGCGATTGCTGATCGGCGTGAGCACTTCGCGGATCGAGGAAGCGCGGCGGGCTCTTGAGGATGGTGCGGACTACTGCGGCGTGGGCCCGATGTTCCCCACGACCACCAAGCACAAGGAGCACCTCGCAGGCCCGGCCTACCTGCGCGAGTACCTGGCGTGGGACAGGTTGCCGGGCCTGGCGATCGGTGGGATCACGCCGAGCCATGTCGCCACGCTTGTGGATGTCGCGGCGAGCGTGGACAAGGCGGGATGCACGTCGTGGGGCGTCGCGGTCAGCAGCGCGATCTGCGGCGCGGATGACGCGGAAGCGGCGACGCGCGCGATTCGGCGCGGGCTGGAGTGTGACCGGACTTCGTCAGGGCGGGTGCAATCAGGCGCGGAGTACGCCGGTCATGGGTGA
- a CDS encoding leucyl aminopeptidase family protein, whose amino-acid sequence MFASIRLASKPLRHAHLVLGILADGLGANGSTPAVRLALPSSLSRADRDAAAQALRAPGFKADPGETIAAGEHVLLVGLGKRESLTDATFRRIGAGLVRALDRMDIREITMAIDPVSGRDADPQQTARCIAEGMALANFRVDQFDGKATNRTPARGPLSIAGIDAARTRGIARGLQLAQSTNYARRLAAAPPNICTPAFVAGEARKLARSTGLKCKVIGYAEARKLGMGGLVNVGKGSDAKPCLIILEHAPKRISPRAKGVTLALVGKTMTYDTGGYSLKINNGMKGMKYDKNGGMAVLGAMHAIASMNLPVRVVALLPCAENMVSADSYRPDDIITMHNGVTVEVTNTDAEGRLILADALSYCCRTYKPAAIVDLATLTGGVVVALGSWCAGLFCNDAALRSALEQAADRSGERVWSLPLWSEHRDFMRAKHADLWNSGPKRDGHPIQGAAFLSFFVDEKTPWAHIDIAGTSAVESDTDLFVTGPTGYGVRLVTEWVAGWG is encoded by the coding sequence GTGTTCGCATCGATCCGCCTCGCCTCAAAGCCCCTCCGTCACGCCCACCTCGTCCTCGGCATCCTTGCCGATGGGCTGGGTGCGAATGGTTCGACGCCCGCCGTCCGCCTCGCGCTGCCCTCGTCGCTGAGTCGGGCGGATCGAGACGCCGCGGCCCAGGCGCTTCGCGCGCCCGGCTTCAAGGCCGATCCCGGCGAGACCATCGCCGCAGGCGAGCATGTGCTGCTCGTGGGGCTGGGCAAGCGGGAATCGCTGACGGACGCGACCTTCCGCCGCATCGGCGCTGGGCTGGTGCGGGCGCTTGATCGCATGGATATCCGCGAGATCACGATGGCCATCGACCCCGTCAGCGGTCGTGATGCCGACCCTCAGCAGACCGCCCGCTGCATCGCCGAGGGCATGGCGCTGGCCAACTTCCGCGTGGATCAGTTCGACGGCAAGGCGACGAACCGCACCCCGGCCCGCGGTCCGCTTTCCATCGCCGGCATCGACGCCGCACGCACGCGCGGCATCGCCCGCGGTCTGCAACTGGCCCAGTCCACCAACTACGCCCGCCGCCTGGCCGCCGCTCCGCCCAACATTTGCACGCCTGCATTCGTCGCCGGAGAGGCCCGCAAACTGGCCCGCTCCACGGGTTTGAAGTGCAAGGTCATCGGCTACGCCGAGGCCCGGAAACTGGGCATGGGCGGGCTGGTCAACGTGGGCAAGGGCAGCGACGCCAAGCCCTGCCTCATCATCCTGGAACACGCGCCCAAGCGCATCAGCCCCAGGGCCAAGGGCGTCACGCTCGCCCTCGTCGGCAAGACCATGACCTACGACACGGGCGGCTACTCCCTCAAGATCAACAACGGCATGAAGGGCATGAAGTACGACAAGAACGGCGGCATGGCGGTGCTCGGCGCCATGCACGCCATCGCGTCGATGAATCTGCCCGTGCGCGTGGTGGCCCTGCTCCCCTGTGCTGAGAACATGGTCAGCGCGGATTCCTACCGCCCGGATGACATCATCACCATGCACAACGGCGTGACGGTGGAGGTGACCAACACCGACGCGGAAGGTCGGCTGATCCTGGCCGACGCCCTGTCATACTGCTGCCGCACATACAAGCCCGCCGCCATCGTGGACCTGGCCACGCTGACGGGCGGTGTGGTGGTGGCGCTTGGCTCATGGTGCGCCGGGCTGTTCTGCAACGACGCCGCCCTGCGCAGCGCGCTGGAGCAGGCCGCCGACCGATCGGGCGAACGCGTCTGGTCCCTGCCCCTGTGGAGCGAGCACCGCGACTTCATGCGTGCCAAGCACGCCGACCTCTGGAACAGCGGTCCCAAGCGCGACGGCCACCCCATCCAGGGCGCGGCGTTCCTGTCTTTCTTCGTGGATGAGAAGACCCCCTGGGCCCACATTGACATCGCGGGAACCAGCGCGGTGGAGTCGGACACGGACCTGTTCGTGACGGGACCAACAGGGTACGGCGTGCGGCTGGTGACGGAGTGGGTGGCGGGGTGGGGGTGA
- a CDS encoding YIP1 family protein, with protein sequence MRCRQCEYTLWNLPTRNCPECGGGFLPSDYEFAPNAVQFCCPHCNQPYYGTDEKGHLVPRAFQCVKCNAPVDMDQMVLRPAAGVKDDGAMRDILPWLAPGQRGFVGRWMATIGRALVMPGRLGRAIPPERPAGQAWWFAAITSLVTSVLSIGPICLFFGGLGLFAAGGGGGGGAAFAGPMMVGMLLFMAIAFGGTLVFLGLWGVLSHWLLSLVKGVTRPIGHTYAAIGYASGANLLTAVPCLGSNGLGVIWWIVSAVLALKEAQRTSGGKATFAVVTPPVVILGLFFAAYMALVFSAMTFSRQMVVTAGPVVTYATPVAQAQSMTTRLIAHAGRNGGAAPAHGLMLLDSATTPVPVWPSDFIAQATATDLIDIWMPDPATGASTTLDEYFTLPPIDRANISIAVRTILPPGTPAHRVGDFVFTTGGLSIPSPDPELWLLVMCDDPDLVTSLPALDPVAIGLADGRVIAVPRSEMTERLSRQNQLRESLGLPVLPDPLTVRQFRPGTP encoded by the coding sequence ATGCGCTGCCGGCAGTGCGAGTACACACTCTGGAACCTGCCCACCCGGAACTGTCCGGAGTGCGGCGGCGGCTTTCTGCCCAGCGACTACGAGTTCGCGCCCAACGCGGTGCAGTTCTGCTGTCCGCACTGCAATCAGCCCTACTACGGCACGGATGAGAAGGGTCACCTCGTCCCTCGCGCGTTCCAGTGCGTGAAATGCAATGCCCCGGTGGACATGGACCAGATGGTGCTGCGCCCCGCGGCGGGCGTGAAGGACGATGGCGCCATGCGCGACATCCTGCCCTGGCTGGCGCCAGGGCAGCGCGGGTTCGTCGGGCGATGGATGGCCACCATCGGTCGAGCGCTTGTCATGCCGGGTCGCCTGGGGCGGGCCATACCGCCCGAACGGCCCGCCGGTCAGGCGTGGTGGTTCGCCGCGATCACGTCGCTCGTCACCAGCGTCCTTTCGATCGGCCCGATCTGCCTGTTCTTCGGCGGACTAGGACTTTTTGCCGCTGGTGGTGGTGGTGGGGGGGGGGCGGCATTCGCCGGCCCGATGATGGTCGGAATGCTTCTCTTCATGGCGATCGCCTTCGGTGGCACGCTCGTGTTCCTCGGGCTCTGGGGCGTGCTGTCGCACTGGCTGCTCTCCCTGGTCAAGGGCGTCACGCGCCCCATCGGGCACACGTACGCCGCCATCGGCTACGCCTCGGGCGCCAACCTGCTCACCGCCGTGCCCTGCCTGGGGAGCAACGGGCTGGGCGTCATCTGGTGGATCGTCAGCGCGGTGCTGGCGCTCAAGGAAGCACAGCGGACCTCGGGCGGCAAGGCGACCTTCGCAGTCGTCACCCCGCCCGTCGTGATCCTGGGCCTCTTCTTCGCCGCTTACATGGCCCTGGTCTTTTCGGCCATGACGTTCTCGCGGCAGATGGTGGTGACCGCCGGGCCCGTCGTCACCTACGCCACGCCCGTCGCCCAGGCCCAGAGCATGACGACGCGACTGATCGCCCACGCGGGGCGCAACGGCGGCGCCGCGCCGGCGCACGGCCTGATGCTGCTGGATTCCGCCACGACCCCCGTGCCCGTGTGGCCGAGCGACTTCATCGCGCAGGCCACCGCCACGGACCTGATCGACATCTGGATGCCCGATCCCGCCACGGGCGCCTCCACGACGCTCGACGAGTACTTCACGCTTCCGCCCATTGACCGGGCCAACATCAGCATCGCGGTGCGCACCATCCTTCCGCCCGGCACGCCGGCCCATCGCGTCGGCGACTTTGTCTTCACCACGGGCGGGCTGTCGATTCCGTCGCCCGACCCGGAGTTGTGGCTGCTGGTGATGTGCGACGACCCGGACCTGGTCACCAGTCTGCCCGCGCTGGATCCCGTCGCCATCGGACTGGCTGACGGCCGCGTGATCGCCGTTCCCCGCAGCGAGATGACGGAGCGTCTGTCGCGTCAGAACCAGTTGCGCGAGTCGCTCGGTCTCCCCGTGCTGCCCGATCCGCTCACGGTGAGGCAGTTCCGCCCGGGGACGCCCTGA
- the ilvE gene encoding branched-chain-amino-acid transaminase, with product MLKIWMDGQLVDKDQARVSVYDHGLLYGDGCFEGIRAYSGKVFLLEEHLRRMEASAEKIRLKPAYTRDEIARAIYQTLEANNLRDAYIRLIYTRGVGTLGLHPFRCPRPGTIIITDHIQLYPEELYEKGMKVIVARRPRIPIACLDPAIKSLNYLNNVLAKIEAIDAGVLEAIMLNLEGYVSECTGDNIFIIKNGVISTPDTKAGILHGITRQFVVKTLAPSLGYPVRERLFRLDELLAADEVFLTGTAAEIIGVSQVDDHVIGEGGVGPITRHLIEHFRERTREHAAAAR from the coding sequence ATGCTCAAGATCTGGATGGACGGGCAACTCGTTGACAAGGACCAGGCCAGGGTTTCGGTCTACGACCACGGGCTGCTGTACGGCGACGGCTGCTTCGAGGGCATCCGCGCCTACAGCGGCAAGGTCTTCCTGCTCGAAGAGCACCTGCGCCGCATGGAGGCCTCGGCGGAGAAGATCCGTCTCAAGCCCGCCTACACGCGCGATGAGATCGCCAGGGCCATCTACCAGACGCTCGAAGCCAACAACCTGCGCGACGCCTACATCCGCCTGATCTACACGCGCGGCGTGGGCACGCTGGGGCTGCACCCCTTCCGCTGCCCCAGGCCCGGCACCATCATCATCACCGATCACATTCAGCTCTACCCGGAGGAGCTCTACGAGAAGGGCATGAAGGTGATCGTGGCGAGGAGGCCGCGCATCCCCATCGCCTGTCTTGACCCGGCCATCAAGTCGCTCAACTACCTCAACAACGTCCTCGCCAAGATCGAGGCCATCGACGCGGGCGTACTCGAGGCCATCATGCTCAACCTCGAGGGTTACGTGAGCGAGTGCACCGGCGACAACATCTTCATCATCAAGAACGGCGTCATCTCCACGCCCGACACCAAGGCGGGCATCCTGCACGGCATCACGCGCCAGTTCGTGGTGAAGACCCTCGCCCCGTCGCTGGGCTACCCCGTGCGCGAGCGGCTCTTCCGGCTCGATGAACTGCTGGCCGCGGATGAAGTGTTTCTCACCGGCACCGCCGCGGAGATCATCGGCGTCAGCCAGGTGGATGACCACGTCATCGGCGAGGGAGGCGTGGGACCGATCACGAGGCACCTGATCGAGCACTTCCGCGAGCGCACCCGCGAGCACGCCGCGGCGGCCCGCTGA
- a CDS encoding STAS domain-containing protein produces MSRELTIERLFTLLISGDAGGAMLLTEDALRGGEPVDGFLRDVLLPVATIVERLHRAGQIAREARESARRLLARLASEARSMAQRSGGAAVAPFVSIEIRSRVISAVVHEPGIDARRAQVIASEVRGAVKAVGGAAEAIVLDCSRVQTVSSAALAMILEIEACAREHGLRAVTHGLTPEATRILRLMRPGRVKRFAPRAIVGRLAAAA; encoded by the coding sequence ATGAGTCGAGAACTGACGATCGAACGGCTCTTCACGCTGCTGATCTCCGGGGATGCGGGCGGCGCGATGCTGCTCACCGAAGATGCACTCCGCGGCGGCGAGCCGGTGGATGGCTTTCTGCGCGATGTGCTCCTGCCCGTGGCGACCATCGTGGAGCGGCTGCACCGCGCAGGACAGATCGCCCGCGAGGCCCGCGAGAGCGCCCGCCGCCTGTTGGCGCGGCTGGCGTCCGAGGCGCGCTCGATGGCCCAGCGGTCGGGCGGGGCCGCGGTCGCTCCGTTCGTCAGCATCGAGATCAGGTCGCGCGTCATCAGCGCGGTGGTGCATGAGCCGGGCATCGACGCGCGTCGGGCCCAGGTGATCGCCAGCGAAGTGCGCGGCGCGGTGAAGGCGGTGGGGGGCGCGGCGGAGGCCATCGTGCTCGACTGCTCCCGCGTCCAGACCGTTTCCAGCGCCGCGCTGGCGATGATTCTCGAAATCGAGGCCTGCGCCCGCGAGCACGGTCTGCGCGCCGTGACCCACGGGCTGACCCCCGAGGCCACGCGCATCCTGCGCCTGATGCGCCCCGGCCGCGTCAAGCGGTTCGCGCCGCGGGCGATTGTCGGTCGACTCGCCGCCGCGGCGTGA
- a CDS encoding TIGR01777 family protein: MRLFLTGATGLIGRRLVVDRLERGDRVVVLSRDAVRAARLFAADANPNVEVVEGDPTRPGPWQEAINGCDGVIHLAGAGIADRRWTGPYKQELVNSRIESTRLLVQAIQRATKRPRVLLSGSAVGYYGETGERETDESAPRAADPGDFLADLCERWEGEASRAVDLGVRVVALRTGLVLDERGGAYSQLLRPIRLFVGGPIGLGRAFMPWVHHRDVTGLVEMALSRPGVAGPINLASPNPARNRDLMAAIARSHHRPSWLPTPPFALRLVLGELGRYAMMSQHIIPGVAMSQGYGFLFPDIESAAADLAAAWRKRHGSGETTRVIAQINETVNSITPSEPPATGGTGTGRPAGDGAAAAAVTPSARAPDRPRRDRPPARVRLLAIDVDGTLLRSDGGLSQGVIDACRAAVRAGCVVIPATARPPRAMRTILQTLGLSGPTINYNGAVVWNPVEQKPQHHESMDAALASSIIAEARAILPDTIVSVEILDRWFTDRVDARFHTETSRVFDPDYVGPIDSFLDQPITKLMLLEDPGRLSPVLEMIRDRYWRQRRIAMFLTDPHLIQIVSPMVDKSIALQRLAHRLGVSRDEVMTIGDGPNDAGMIEWAGFSVAVENACPLVRDLADVVVPSNDDQGVAKAIHRYVLAPI; this comes from the coding sequence ATGCGGCTTTTCCTGACAGGGGCCACGGGTCTCATCGGTCGTCGGCTGGTGGTGGATCGTCTGGAGCGAGGCGACCGGGTGGTCGTGCTGTCACGCGACGCCGTCCGTGCCGCGCGGCTTTTCGCCGCCGACGCCAACCCCAACGTGGAGGTCGTCGAGGGTGATCCGACGCGGCCCGGTCCTTGGCAGGAGGCGATCAATGGCTGCGACGGCGTGATTCACCTGGCGGGCGCGGGAATCGCCGACCGGCGCTGGACCGGGCCCTACAAGCAGGAACTCGTGAACAGCCGGATCGAGTCCACCCGACTCCTGGTGCAGGCCATTCAACGAGCCACGAAGCGGCCGCGCGTGCTGCTGAGCGGCTCCGCGGTCGGGTACTACGGTGAGACGGGCGAGCGCGAAACGGACGAATCCGCGCCTCGGGCGGCCGACCCCGGCGATTTTCTCGCCGACCTCTGTGAGCGGTGGGAGGGGGAGGCCAGCCGAGCCGTCGATCTGGGGGTGCGCGTGGTGGCGCTCCGTACCGGCCTCGTGCTGGACGAGCGCGGCGGCGCCTATTCCCAGTTGCTGCGACCGATCCGTCTCTTCGTCGGAGGTCCCATCGGACTGGGACGCGCGTTCATGCCGTGGGTGCATCATCGGGATGTGACCGGTCTGGTGGAGATGGCGCTGTCGCGGCCGGGCGTGGCGGGTCCGATCAACCTGGCGTCGCCCAATCCGGCCCGGAACCGTGACCTGATGGCGGCGATTGCACGATCGCATCATCGTCCGTCATGGCTGCCGACGCCGCCCTTCGCGCTGCGGCTGGTTCTGGGCGAACTGGGGCGATACGCGATGATGAGCCAGCACATCATTCCGGGCGTGGCGATGTCGCAGGGCTACGGGTTCCTGTTTCCCGACATCGAGTCCGCCGCGGCGGACCTGGCCGCCGCCTGGCGCAAACGGCATGGGAGCGGCGAGACAACGCGGGTCATCGCCCAGATCAACGAGACCGTCAATTCGATCACGCCGTCCGAACCCCCGGCGACGGGCGGAACAGGCACCGGCCGTCCCGCGGGAGACGGCGCGGCGGCCGCCGCGGTGACGCCGTCCGCACGAGCGCCGGATCGACCTCGGCGGGATCGCCCGCCCGCCCGGGTTCGGCTGCTCGCCATCGACGTGGATGGCACGCTGCTGCGGAGCGACGGCGGGCTGTCCCAGGGCGTGATCGACGCCTGCCGCGCCGCCGTCCGGGCCGGGTGCGTGGTCATTCCCGCCACGGCGCGTCCGCCTCGAGCCATGCGGACGATCCTGCAGACCCTGGGGCTTTCCGGTCCGACGATCAACTACAACGGCGCCGTGGTCTGGAATCCCGTTGAACAGAAGCCGCAGCATCACGAGTCGATGGATGCGGCGCTGGCGTCGAGCATCATCGCCGAGGCACGCGCGATTCTGCCCGACACCATCGTGAGCGTGGAGATTCTCGACCGCTGGTTCACCGATCGCGTGGATGCGAGGTTCCACACTGAAACCAGCCGCGTCTTCGACCCCGACTACGTCGGTCCCATCGACTCGTTCCTTGATCAACCCATCACCAAGCTGATGCTGCTGGAAGACCCCGGGCGGCTCTCGCCCGTCCTGGAGATGATTCGCGATCGGTATTGGCGGCAGCGCCGCATCGCCATGTTCCTGACCGACCCGCACCTGATTCAGATTGTCAGCCCGATGGTGGACAAGTCCATCGCGCTGCAGCGCCTCGCGCACCGGCTGGGCGTCTCGCGGGATGAGGTGATGACGATCGGCGACGGACCCAACGACGCGGGGATGATCGAATGGGCCGGCTTCAGCGTGGCGGTGGAGAATGCCTGCCCGCTGGTGCGCGACCTGGCCGACGTGGTGGTGCCCAGCAACGACGATCAGGGCGTCGCCAAGGCGATCCATCGATACGTTCTGGCCCCGATCTGA
- the nrdR gene encoding transcriptional repressor NrdR, with amino-acid sequence MICPYCGADNDKVIDSRASENGAAVRRRRECLACEKRFTTYERVERTARLMVVKKDGSRVAFDLENILRGIQAACGKRPISEEAKMNLARAVEDEVHREFDHEVPSSEIGLRVAARLRELDPIAYIRYAIEYYGYKTLEEVERELNELQQRPRNLPNQVELFS; translated from the coding sequence GTGATTTGTCCGTACTGTGGCGCCGACAATGACAAGGTCATCGACAGCCGAGCCAGCGAGAACGGGGCGGCGGTGCGCCGTCGCCGCGAATGCCTCGCGTGCGAGAAACGGTTCACCACCTACGAGCGCGTGGAGCGCACCGCCCGGCTCATGGTGGTCAAGAAGGATGGATCACGCGTCGCTTTTGATCTCGAGAACATCCTGCGAGGCATCCAGGCGGCATGCGGGAAGCGCCCCATCTCCGAAGAGGCCAAGATGAATCTGGCCCGCGCCGTCGAAGACGAGGTTCACCGCGAGTTTGATCACGAGGTGCCCAGCTCCGAGATCGGGCTTCGCGTCGCGGCGCGGCTTCGTGAGCTCGACCCGATCGCCTACATCCGCTACGCCATCGAGTACTACGGTTACAAGACGCTCGAAGAGGTCGAACGCGAACTCAACGAACTGCAGCAGCGGCCGCGCAACCTGCCCAACCAGGTGGAGCTGTTCTCGTAG
- a CDS encoding helix-turn-helix transcriptional regulator produces the protein MPLGRTKQTDSLELIVLAVLADEPLYGYAIIKRVAAQSEGAMRLTPGVLYPLLHQLEKEKLITASWEAVRSDRADDDSGSEGRRRKWYQLSPAGRRRLAQRIESHRAGVSLIERFLPQPAPEGEGA, from the coding sequence ATGCCTCTCGGTCGAACCAAGCAGACGGATTCCCTGGAGTTGATCGTGCTCGCCGTGCTGGCGGATGAGCCGCTGTACGGCTACGCGATCATCAAGCGGGTCGCCGCCCAGTCGGAGGGCGCCATGCGCCTCACGCCGGGTGTGCTCTACCCGCTGCTGCACCAGTTGGAGAAGGAGAAGTTGATTACTGCTTCCTGGGAGGCGGTTCGCTCGGATCGTGCGGATGACGACAGCGGGAGCGAGGGGCGCCGCCGCAAGTGGTACCAGTTGAGCCCGGCGGGTCGGCGGCGGCTGGCGCAGCGGATCGAATCGCACCGGGCGGGCGTGTCGCTCATTGAGCGCTTCCTGCCCCAGCCCGCGCCGGAAGGGGAGGGCGCGTGA